One region of Cheilinus undulatus linkage group 4, ASM1832078v1, whole genome shotgun sequence genomic DNA includes:
- the as3mt gene encoding arsenite methyltransferase, with amino-acid sequence MSDDKSACAKGFTDDAIHVDVKDYYGKVLKSSSDLKTNACVAPSKPIPPFIRQALKKVHPEVTARYYGCGLVVPECLEGCRILDLGSGSGRDCYMLSDLVGEKGQVIGIDMTEDQLEVARAYVDYHTKEFGYKTPNISFVQGYIEALTEAGIEKNSFDIVISNCVVNLSPDKRRVLAEAYSVLKDGGELYFSDVYSSGRLTDEIKNHKVLWGECLGGALWWKDLLQLAEEVGFSPPRLVSGSVITVDNKELQDVLGDYKFVSATYRLFKVPKGNPKSCQVIYNGNITGVEEIFEFDCQYKFKAGEVVEVDGELATILTSSRFKDDFTFKPPESPCEPCVAKIKAAVVDPFELAAQLEKQRPATGGSCSTNTSCCSTKSSSCCK; translated from the exons ATGTCCGACGACAAAAG cGCGTGTGCCAAAGGCTTCACCGATGACGCCATTCACGTTGATGTCAAG GATTATTATGGCAAGGTGCTGAAAAGCTCTTCAGACCTGAAGACCAATGCCTGTGTGGCTCCATCCAAGCCCATTCCCCCCTTCATCCGCCAGGCTTTAAAGAAAGTGCACCCTGAAGTCACTGCCAG GTACTATGGCTGTGGTCTGGTGGTGCCAGAGTGCCTGGAGGGCTGCAGGATACTGGACCTGGGCAGTGGAAGTGGGAGGGATTGCTACATGCTGAGTGATCTGGTTGGTGAGAAGGGTCAAGTCATTGGCATTGACATGACAGAGGACCAG CTTGAAGTGGCTCGGGCATATGTGGACTATCATACCAAAGAATTTGGCTACAAGACGCCCAACATCAGTTTTGTTCAGGGCTACATCGAGGCCCTAACAGAGGCAGGAATAGAAAAGAACTCATTTGATATCGTTAT TTCCAACTGTGTGGTGAACCTCTCTCCAGACAAGAGAAGAGTCCTGGCTGAAGCCTACAGTGTGCTCAAG GATGGCGGTGAGCTGTACTTCAGTGATGTCTACAGCAGTGGAAGACTAACAGACGAGATTAAAAATCACAAAGTCTTGTGGG GTGAGTGTTTGGGCGGAGCTCTCTGGTGGAAAGATCTGCTTCAGCTGGCTGAAGAGGTTGGCTTTAGTCCACCACGTCTAGTTTCAGGAAGTGTCATCACTGTCGACAACAAAGAACTGCAAGATGTTCTAG GTGACTACAAGTTTGTCTCTGCTACCTACCGCCTGTTCAAGGTCCCTAAAGGAAACCCTAAGTCCTGTCAGGTCATATACAATGGGAACATTACAGGAGTGGAGGAAATCTTTGAGTTTGACTGTCAGTACAAGTTCAAG GCGGGCGAAGTGGTGGAGGTTGATGGAGAGCTGGCCACAATCCTGACCAGCTCCAGATTTAAGGACGACTTCACTTTCAAGCCACCCGAGAGCCCCTGTGAACCCTGTGTGGCCAAAATTAAG GCCGCTGTTGTGGATCCTTTCGAGCTGGCCGCACAGCTGGAGAAACAGCGTCCAGCCACAGGGGGGAGCTGCAGCACAAATACTTCCTGCTGCAGCACAAAGTCTTCTTCCTGCTGCAAATGA